From Acropora muricata isolate sample 2 chromosome 14, ASM3666990v1, whole genome shotgun sequence, one genomic window encodes:
- the LOC136899229 gene encoding tetratricopeptide repeat protein 28-like, with the protein MATYRKAVKYCEKHLKIAIEIGERDGEGKAYGNLGIAYRSLGDYRKAIEYLEKQMKIAIEIGDRGGEGGAYGNLGTAYRSLGNYRKALKYFKKQLKIAIEIGDRGGEGAAYGNLGTAYWSLGDYRKAIEYLEKRLKIAIENGDRGGEGAAYGNLGIAYRSLSDYRKAIEYLEKHLKIAIEIGDRGGEGAAYGNLGIVYRSLSDYRKAIEYLETYLKIAIEIGDRGGEGAAYGNLGNAYWSLGDYRKAIEYLEKRLKIAIEIGDRAGEGAAYGNLGNAYRSMGDYRTAIEYLEKHLKIAIEIGDRGGEGKAYGNLGIAYKSLGDYRKAIQYLEKLSKIAIEIGDRGGEGAAYGNLGTAYLSLGDFPKAIEYLKKHLKIAIEIGDRGGEGRAYGNLGTAYQSLGSYRKAIEYLEKLVKIAIEIGDRGGEGAAYGNLGIVYQSLGDHRKAIEYLEKQLKIAIEIGDRGGEGGAYGILGTAYQSLGDYRKAIEYLEKDLKIAIEIGDRDGEARAYHHIGMVYVVLKQFENARGNFLCSVKALNTLRCLMKSKDDWKINFRELHDNTYAALWECLLQLGKVNDALLAAEQGRAQTLSDNLFIQYKLPASLPAATIDTEASISRLFTELSTTTIFLAIKGLMISIWFLSRKKQVVFRIGGLEGDRTEEDPIRALLQSSFEKIGTEDTVRCEDRTFNELGNESSFRMEVRGKGVGKLPLPSLDNPFKPFYDAVIDPIVDLLGSQDDKLVIVPDGALCFIPWAAVTESIRIRIVPSLTSYQLMLSVPEGHHKKTGALLVGNPCLNQLKKPEPNLPCAQQEIEMIASILNTRPLTGRQATKAEVMKRMSSVGLIHIAAHGNRHTGEIALSPNPGWTSKFPRKKDFILTMSDVQAADLRARLVVLSCCHSGRGRILKGEGVVGIARAFLAAGARSVLVTLWGIDDEATMVFMKSFYQHLKDGKTASAAVQQSMKFLRESEKYSEMRYWAPFQLIGDDVRIEFETDDDVKK; encoded by the coding sequence ATGGCTACCTATCGAAAAGCCGTCAAGTActgtgaaaaacatttgaaaattgcaatagaaatcggtgaacgggacggagaaggaaaagcctatggaaatcttggtattgcttaccggtcattgggtgactatcgaaaagccatcgagtaccttgaaaaacaaatgaaaattgcaatagaaatcggtgatcggggcggagaagggggagcctatggaaatctcggtactgcttaccgGTCATtgggtaactatcgaaaagcccTCAAGTActttaaaaaacaattgaaaattgcaatagaaatcggtgatcggggcggagaaggagcagcctatggaaatctcggtactgcttactggtcattgggtgactatcgaaaagccatcgagtacctcgaaaaacgtttgaaaattgcaatagaaaacggggatcggggtggagaaggagcagcctatggaaatctcggtattgcttaccggtcattgagtgactatcgaaaagccatcgagtaccttgaaaaacatttgaaaattgcaatagaaatcggtgatcggggcggagaaggagcagcctatggaaatctcggtattgtttACCGGTCAttgagtgactatcgaaaagccatcgagtaccttgaaacttatttgaaaattgcaatagaaatcggtgatcggggcggagaaggagcagcctatggaaatctcggtaatgcttactggtcattgggtgactatcgaaaagccatcgagtaccttgaaaaacgtttgaaaattgcaatagaaatcggtgatcgggccggagaaggagcagcctatggaaatctcggtaatgcttaccggtcaatgggtgactatcgaacagccatcgagtaccttgagaaacatttgaaaattgcaatagaaatcggtgatcggggcggagaaggaaaagcctatggaaatcttggtattgcttacaagtcattgggtgactatcgaaaagcaatccagtaccttgaaaaactttctaaaattgcaatagaaatcggtgatcggggcggagaaggagcagcctatggaaatctcggtactgcttacttgtcactgggtgactttccaaaagccatcgagtatcttaaaaaacatttgaaaattgcaatagaaatcggtgatcggggaggagaaggaagagcctatggaaatcttggtactgcttaccagtcattgggtagctatcgaaaagccatcgagtaccttgaaaaacttgtaaaaattgcaatagaaatcggtgatcggggcggagaaggagcagcctatggaaatctcggtattgtttaccagtcactgggtgaccatcgaaaagccatcgagtaccttgaaaaacaattgaaaattgcaatagaaatcggtgatcggggcggagaaggaggagcctatggaattctcggtactgcttaccagtcactgggtgactatcgaaaagccatcgagtaccttgaaaaagatttgaaaattgcaatagaaatcggtgatcgggacggagaagcaCGTGCATATCACCATATTGGAATGGTGTACGTGGTCCTTAAACAATTCGAAAACGCAAGGGGCAATTTTTTGTGCTCTGTGAAAGCCTTAAATACATTGAGATGTCTCATGAAGTCTAAGGatgactggaaaataaactttcgtgagctGCACGATAATACGTACGCTGCCTTATGGGAGTGCCTGCTTCAACTTGGAAAGGTCAATGATGCTTTGCTTGCGGCCGAACAGGGACGAGCGCAGACCTTGTCTGACAATTTGTTTATTCAATATAAACTTCCTGCGTCCTTACCAGCTGCCACAATTGACACCGAAGCGTCAATATCtcgcctcttcacagagctttctaCAACGACTATTTTTCTAGCAATTAAAGGCCTTATGATCAGCATCTGGTTTCTGAGCAGGAAAAAACAAGTTGTATTTCGAATAGGGGGGCTAGAGGGCGATAGAACAGAGGAAGATCCCATACGCGCCCTACTGCAATCATCTTTCGAAAAAATCGGAACTGAAGATACagtaagatgtgaagatcgcacatttaaTGAACTTGGGAATGAAAGCTCGTTTAGAATGGAAGTGCGGGGCAAAGGAGTCGGAAAACTACCATTGCCGTCTTTGGATAATccctttaagccattttatgatgcagttattgatccaattgttgacttgcttggatccCAAGACGATAAGTTGGTCATCGTTCCTGATGGTGCATTGTGCTTTATTCCCTGGGCCGCAGTTACTGAATCAATTAGGATTCGCATTGTTCCAtcacttacaagttatcaattgatgttaagtgTACCCGAAGgacatcacaagaagacaggggcgcttttggttggGAATCCGTGCTTAAACCAGTTGAAGAAACCAGAACCaaacttaccatgtgctcaacaGGAaatagaaatgattgcatcaatcctcaacaccagacccctaacaggacgacaggcaacaaaagctgaggTGATGAAACgaatgtcgtcagttggtttaattcacattgctgcccacggaaacaggcacactggagaaattgccttgtctCCAAATCCTGGATGGACTTCGAAGTTTCCTCGaaaaaaggatttcattttgacaatGTCCGACGTACAAGCGGCtgatcttcgagctcgtcttgtggtcttgagctgctgtcacagtggacgaggccggatcttgaagggtgagggtgttgTAGGTATTGCACGTGCCTTCTTAGCAGccggtgctcgttctgtgttggtgactCTGTGGGGAATAGATGATGAAGCTACTATGGTTtttatgaaaagtttctaccaacacctgaaggatgGAAAAACggccagtgctgctgttcagCAATCGATGAAATTCCTTCGTGAATCCGAGAAGTATTCTGAGATGAGATACTGGGCTCCGTTCCAACTTATCGGTGATGACGTCAGGATTGAATTTGAGACGGATGATGATGTCAAAAAATGA